A genomic stretch from Enterobacter oligotrophicus includes:
- a CDS encoding cellulase family glycosylhydrolase, which yields MKEQWSKAQAQAWYQQKGWLCGFNYLPSTAVNWTDIWQKETFDAETIDRELGWAAEAGYNTLRINLPFIVWEHDRDGLMARINQFLAIADNHGFSTMLTLMDDCGFSGDEPYLGPQKPPVPGKHNSQAAASPGRDKVCDRNFWPEIERYIRDVVRQFRDDKRVLLWDLYNEPGNRGIFASGTEEVLYDEKLETCAHELMKLAFRWVREEDPVQPLTVCAWRLPAEEEGETFYQHPLDQTALELSDVVSYHAYTNTGRMTAIIQQLQALGRPIFCTEWLARHVGGTIEEQLPLMYMAKVAPYQWGLVRGKTQTWLPWPVVMKGSTDYCRLWFHDVFEENGIPFSRSEIALMQKLRKIAPKAQG from the coding sequence ATGAAAGAGCAATGGAGCAAAGCGCAGGCGCAGGCGTGGTATCAACAAAAAGGCTGGCTGTGCGGGTTTAACTATCTGCCGTCGACGGCGGTGAACTGGACGGATATCTGGCAGAAAGAGACCTTCGATGCCGAAACGATTGACCGGGAGCTGGGTTGGGCGGCGGAGGCGGGCTATAACACCCTGCGCATTAACCTGCCGTTTATCGTCTGGGAGCACGACCGTGACGGCCTGATGGCGCGCATTAATCAATTTTTGGCGATCGCGGATAACCACGGGTTCAGCACCATGCTGACCCTGATGGACGACTGCGGATTCTCAGGCGATGAACCGTATCTGGGGCCACAAAAGCCACCGGTGCCGGGCAAACACAACAGCCAGGCGGCAGCGAGCCCAGGTCGCGATAAAGTGTGCGATCGTAACTTCTGGCCAGAAATTGAGCGCTACATTCGCGACGTTGTCCGCCAGTTCCGCGACGATAAGCGCGTGCTGCTGTGGGATCTCTACAACGAGCCAGGCAACCGCGGCATTTTTGCGAGCGGCACGGAAGAGGTGCTGTATGACGAAAAGCTGGAGACCTGCGCGCACGAACTGATGAAGCTGGCGTTCCGCTGGGTACGCGAAGAAGATCCGGTTCAGCCGCTCACCGTCTGTGCGTGGCGTCTGCCTGCGGAAGAGGAAGGTGAGACGTTTTATCAGCATCCGCTGGACCAGACCGCTCTGGAACTGTCGGACGTGGTGAGCTATCACGCCTACACCAACACCGGACGCATGACGGCGATTATCCAGCAGTTGCAGGCGCTGGGCCGCCCGATCTTCTGCACCGAATGGCTGGCGCGTCATGTGGGCGGTACCATCGAAGAGCAGCTTCCGCTGATGTATATGGCGAAGGTCGCGCCGTATCAGTGGGGGCTGGTGCGCGGAAAAACCCAGACCTGGCTGCCGTGGCCGGTAGTGATGAAAGGGTCCACGGACTACTGCCGCCTGTGGTTCCACGACGTATTCGAGGAGAACGGTATTCCGTTCTCGCGTAGCGAAATCGCGCTTATGCAGAAGCTGCGTAAGATCGCCCCGAAAGCACAGGGCTAA
- a CDS encoding MFS transporter: MAMTMKIPSRELWSYFGYGLGQCFSFGLVGSFINYFYTDVLGISALAASTIFLIARAWDAVHDPLFASIMDTINSRFGKFRHFLLIAPLLITGVTLLAFYKIEADMTTKILYAGVTYILWGTLYAISDIPFWSMSSVMTNDSGQRTRAVTAAMLGVNAGIACANIFFPKLAAFFTQYSNDKGYFMAALVMMLVGLPLMLNGFMQIKERVPPSPEKVTIRDTFHNLRQNKPLFIVLLSFFFCVFHNVANGLYIYFFINNMGDGSLQMAIGVMGIVAAVVCLIAPMLTRKMQKRKLFMILCGLDIAVRVVMWFAGYQHTALLFILLGLSTLFVMMTNILTSSMIADTIEYAEYHTHKRCAAITFSGQTFTGKMSVAVGGGLIGVFLTMIGYVPQAQTQSDSVLAGLFFGICLLPAIGSLIRLGFMSRFTFTEEKHAEICRLLAERNASGGGYALPGLQDPVNPQIARDM, from the coding sequence ATGGCAATGACAATGAAAATACCGTCTCGCGAGTTGTGGTCTTATTTTGGTTATGGGTTAGGTCAGTGTTTTAGCTTTGGTTTAGTGGGCTCGTTTATTAACTATTTTTACACCGATGTACTGGGGATCTCGGCGCTGGCAGCGAGCACCATCTTCCTGATTGCCCGCGCGTGGGACGCGGTGCACGATCCGCTGTTTGCCAGCATCATGGACACCATTAACAGCCGGTTCGGCAAGTTTCGCCACTTTTTGCTGATCGCGCCGCTGTTGATTACTGGCGTCACGCTGCTGGCGTTTTACAAAATCGAAGCGGACATGACCACCAAAATCCTCTACGCCGGGGTGACGTACATCCTGTGGGGGACGCTGTACGCCATCTCCGATATCCCGTTCTGGTCGATGTCGTCGGTGATGACCAACGACTCCGGCCAGCGCACCCGCGCGGTGACGGCGGCGATGCTGGGCGTCAACGCCGGGATCGCCTGCGCCAACATCTTCTTCCCGAAGCTGGCGGCGTTTTTCACTCAGTACAGCAACGATAAAGGCTACTTTATGGCGGCACTGGTGATGATGCTGGTGGGCCTGCCGCTGATGCTTAATGGCTTTATGCAGATCAAAGAACGCGTCCCGCCGAGCCCGGAAAAGGTGACGATACGTGACACTTTCCACAACCTGCGTCAGAACAAGCCGCTGTTTATCGTCCTGCTGTCGTTCTTTTTCTGCGTGTTCCATAACGTCGCCAATGGCCTGTATATCTACTTCTTTATCAACAATATGGGCGACGGCAGCCTGCAGATGGCGATTGGTGTGATGGGGATTGTGGCGGCGGTGGTGTGCCTTATCGCCCCGATGCTGACGCGCAAGATGCAGAAACGAAAGCTGTTTATGATCCTTTGCGGGCTGGATATCGCGGTACGCGTGGTGATGTGGTTCGCGGGTTATCAGCACACGGCGCTGCTGTTTATTCTGCTTGGCCTCAGTACCCTGTTTGTGATGATGACCAACATTCTCACCTCGTCGATGATTGCCGACACCATCGAATACGCGGAGTACCACACCCACAAGCGCTGCGCGGCGATCACTTTCTCCGGCCAGACCTTTACCGGCAAGATGTCGGTGGCAGTAGGTGGCGGGTTAATCGGCGTGTTCCTGACGATGATTGGCTACGTGCCGCAGGCGCAAACCCAGAGCGACAGCGTGCTCGCGGGGCTGTTCTTCGGCATTTGCCTGCTGCCGGCGATTGGCTCGCTGATTCGGCTTGGGTTTATGTCGCGCTTTACCTTTACCGAGGAGAAGCATGCGGAGATTTGTCGGCTCCTGGCTGAGCGGAATGCGTCAGGTGGCGGCTACGCCTTACCCGGCCTACAGGACCCCGTGAATCCACAAATCGCACGAGACATGTAG
- a CDS encoding ATP-dependent Clp protease proteolytic subunit produces the protein MHYTLKESDKDKTEGSTGAGALQQKLLESRSIVISGEINQELAQKVITQMILLQSVSNDPIKLYINSQGGHVEAGDTIHDFIKFIRPDVHVIGTGWVASAGITIFLAAKKEHRYSLPNTRFMIHQPLGGVRGQATDIEIEAREIIRMLDRVNKLIADATGQPLEKVKKDTDRNFWMSPAEALDYGIVGKLITHYDELKLD, from the coding sequence ATGCACTACACACTGAAAGAAAGCGACAAGGATAAAACGGAAGGGTCAACCGGCGCGGGCGCGTTGCAGCAAAAACTGCTGGAGTCTCGTTCGATTGTGATCTCCGGTGAGATCAACCAGGAACTGGCGCAGAAAGTGATTACCCAGATGATCCTGCTGCAAAGCGTCAGCAACGATCCGATCAAGCTGTACATCAACAGCCAGGGCGGCCACGTGGAAGCGGGCGATACCATTCACGATTTCATCAAGTTCATTCGCCCGGACGTACACGTGATTGGCACCGGCTGGGTGGCGAGCGCGGGCATCACCATCTTCCTGGCAGCGAAAAAAGAGCACCGCTACTCTCTGCCGAACACCCGCTTTATGATCCACCAGCCGCTGGGCGGCGTGCGCGGTCAGGCAACGGATATCGAAATCGAAGCGCGTGAGATCATTCGTATGCTGGATCGCGTGAACAAGCTGATCGCCGACGCGACCGGTCAGCCGCTGGAGAAAGTTAAAAAAGACACCGACCGCAACTTCTGGATGTCACCTGCAGAAGCGCTGGACTACGGCATTGTGGGTAAGCTGATTACCCATTATGACGAGCTGAAGCTGGATTAA
- a CDS encoding cupin domain-containing protein produces MAYQLNLNWPEFLEKYWQKQPVVLKNAFPNFVDPITPDELAGLAMEPEVDSRLVSHSNGKWQASNGPFEHFDGLGETGWSLLAQAVNHWHMPAAELVRPFRVLPDWRLDDLMISFSVPGGGVGPHIDQYDVFIIQGMGSRRWRVGDKLPMRQFCPHPALLHVDPFEPIIDEDLAPGDILYIPPGFPHDGFTHETALNYSVGFRGPNGRDLISSFADYALENDLGGEHYSDPDLTCREHPGRVEQYELDRIRQMMIDMISKPDDFTRWFGSFVSTPRHELDIAAAEPPYASEEVLDALQGGETLTRLSGLRVLNIDGHFFINSELLETADAKAADALCRYTELGQAELGDALNNPAFVEELTGLINQGYWFFDE; encoded by the coding sequence ATGGCGTATCAACTGAACCTGAACTGGCCGGAATTTCTCGAAAAATACTGGCAAAAGCAACCCGTTGTGCTGAAAAATGCCTTCCCGAATTTTGTCGATCCGATCACGCCTGACGAGCTGGCCGGTCTGGCGATGGAGCCGGAAGTCGATAGCCGTCTGGTGAGCCACTCCAACGGCAAATGGCAGGCCAGCAATGGTCCGTTTGAGCACTTCGACGGTCTCGGCGAAACCGGCTGGTCGCTGCTGGCGCAGGCGGTGAACCACTGGCACATGCCGGCCGCTGAGCTGGTGCGTCCGTTCCGCGTTCTGCCGGACTGGCGTCTTGATGACCTGATGATCTCTTTCTCCGTCCCTGGCGGCGGCGTGGGTCCACATATCGACCAGTACGATGTGTTTATCATTCAGGGAATGGGAAGCCGCCGCTGGCGCGTGGGCGACAAACTGCCGATGCGTCAGTTCTGCCCGCACCCGGCGCTGCTGCATGTTGATCCGTTTGAACCCATTATCGACGAAGATCTTGCGCCGGGAGATATTCTCTACATTCCACCAGGATTCCCGCACGACGGCTTTACCCATGAAACCGCGCTCAACTACTCCGTTGGTTTCCGCGGGCCAAACGGACGCGATTTGATCAGCAGCTTTGCTGATTACGCGCTGGAGAACGATCTGGGCGGGGAACATTACAGCGATCCGGATCTGACCTGTCGCGAACATCCTGGCCGCGTGGAGCAGTACGAGCTCGATCGTATTCGTCAGATGATGATCGACATGATCAGCAAGCCTGATGATTTCACCCGATGGTTTGGCAGCTTTGTTTCCACGCCGCGCCATGAGCTGGATATTGCCGCCGCCGAGCCGCCTTATGCGTCGGAAGAGGTGCTGGATGCACTGCAGGGCGGCGAAACCCTGACCCGCCTGAGTGGGCTGCGCGTGCTGAACATTGACGGTCATTTCTTTATCAACAGCGAACTGCTGGAGACAGCAGATGCGAAGGCAGCGGATGCGCTGTGCCGCTATACCGAACTGGGTCAGGCTGAACTGGGGGATGCCCTGAATAATCCGGCCTTTGTTGAGGAGCTGACCGGGCTGATTAACCAGGGCTACTGGTTCTTCGACGAGTAA
- a CDS encoding DUF2171 domain-containing protein has product MVDKSEIKDHTQVVASCGTHVGVVDHLDGERIKLAKSDPESGGKHHYIPLGWVDKVDDNKVILTKNHKEVFAEWQEA; this is encoded by the coding sequence ATGGTAGATAAAAGCGAAATTAAGGATCACACTCAGGTTGTAGCCAGCTGCGGAACGCACGTCGGCGTTGTTGACCACCTGGATGGCGAGCGTATTAAACTTGCGAAAAGCGATCCGGAATCTGGCGGGAAACACCATTATATTCCTCTCGGCTGGGTCGACAAAGTGGATGATAATAAAGTCATCCTGACCAAAAACCACAAAGAGGTTTTTGCTGAGTGGCAGGAAGCATAA
- a CDS encoding helix-turn-helix transcriptional regulator, whose product MLQNENTSTKRVFFVEDFHVFGERYGIDYRFPQLKDNAATGSPVLHGDVEEMTLSSGISLTHSDVRVLQPYETTSRHSSPLYMLVVLEGCVTLTLNGNEYVVRSGMAFSSRLSEEQVMSARHTADSTLKTLSFGVYPHDVRRENLLETLLVEWQSLNAPTFVWQVPGFVLSGIQHAQQQGLSVLSRKLLLEGLMYQLLGHGLNQRQQHCPCRPEHARLERVRSMLEQSPEQDYTLAQLAALTAMSQSSLRSKFRQRYGTTLFDYLRDCRLALARRYLLEGYSVQQAAWMCGYQHATNFSTAFRRRYGVSPGDVRKHR is encoded by the coding sequence ATGCTCCAGAATGAAAATACGTCAACGAAACGCGTTTTCTTTGTTGAGGATTTTCATGTCTTTGGCGAGCGTTACGGCATCGACTATCGTTTTCCACAGCTGAAAGATAACGCAGCGACGGGTAGCCCGGTTCTGCACGGCGACGTGGAAGAGATGACACTCTCGTCAGGTATTTCACTTACCCACTCGGATGTTCGGGTTTTACAACCCTATGAAACCACCTCTCGCCACAGCAGCCCGCTCTATATGCTGGTGGTGCTGGAAGGGTGCGTCACGCTCACGCTGAATGGCAATGAGTATGTGGTGCGCTCCGGTATGGCGTTCAGTTCCCGGCTTAGTGAGGAACAGGTGATGAGCGCGCGCCACACGGCAGACAGCACGCTGAAAACCCTCTCGTTTGGCGTGTATCCCCATGATGTCAGGCGTGAGAACCTGCTGGAAACGTTGCTCGTGGAGTGGCAAAGCCTGAATGCGCCCACGTTCGTCTGGCAGGTGCCAGGGTTTGTGCTGTCAGGCATTCAGCATGCGCAGCAGCAGGGCCTGAGCGTGCTTTCCCGCAAGCTGCTGCTGGAAGGGTTGATGTATCAACTGCTTGGCCACGGCCTGAATCAGCGCCAGCAACATTGCCCGTGTCGGCCTGAGCATGCGCGTCTGGAGCGCGTGCGGAGCATGCTGGAACAGTCACCGGAGCAGGACTACACTCTCGCTCAGCTCGCGGCGCTGACCGCAATGAGCCAGAGCAGCCTGCGCAGCAAGTTCCGCCAGCGCTACGGCACCACGCTGTTTGACTACCTGCGCGACTGCCGTCTTGCACTGGCTCGACGCTATCTCCTGGAAGGCTATAGCGTGCAGCAGGCGGCATGGATGTGCGGTTATCAGCACGCTACCAACTTTTCCACTGCATTCCGTCGTCGCTACGGTGTTTCACCGGGCGACGTGCGAAAACATCGCTAA
- the foxA gene encoding ferrioxamine B receptor FoxA, translating to MPLERTMFAKSRLALLVGWITGSVAFPLLAQDAQKTETVVVTSQMQSGATKLETPDIETPQSVSIVTREQFEEQGATSVRQAVSYTPGVYSNQIGASNRFDYIVLRGFSDGSLDNVYLDGLKMMGDTNSHSSLVVDPWFLDNIEVVRGPASVLYGRSSPGGIVALTSRKPSFDPGGEIKLFAGNNDQRGAMFDVTGPLDDNDRVAVRLSGMTRYADSQFDPLKEERYALMPSLTWRITDNTRLDLMAYLHRDPEGGSHSGLPYDGTVVPHYGKKISNTFFEGEDDYDKYDRRENMVGYNIEHMFDSGWSVRQKLRYLHTKVELNQVYAAGWLNETELNRGYSGSDEKMNAITLDNQVDGSFDTWAVNHRVLIGMDYQDRSNNVTGYYGGFPPIDAFHPVYGAKPDYITQYSKEKHKLRQTGYYLQDQMSFDRWRLTLGGRYDQVSVSNVDNFNHTRSDLDKNNFSSRAALLYLFDNGVAPYVSYSTAFTPTSFADEQGNILDPMKGKQWEAGVKYEPEGMNSQFSASVFRINQKNIATKEEPTDPYRSIGEIESEGVELEAIGQLTDSLRLQAAYTYTDIRYKKSSPEEEGKRAVYAPRNMASAWLSYDVKTGPLDGLTVGSGVRYVNGVTSDRQNTHTLPSYTLVDMVVGYDLSKVGLTGVSAQLNVNNLTDKSYVAACNSLSYCYFGAERSIVGSVSWTF from the coding sequence ATGCCTTTGGAGAGGACCATGTTTGCTAAGTCGCGTCTGGCACTGCTGGTGGGATGGATTACCGGTAGCGTCGCTTTTCCTTTACTGGCGCAGGATGCCCAAAAAACTGAAACCGTGGTGGTTACGTCGCAGATGCAGTCTGGTGCCACCAAACTTGAAACCCCGGATATCGAGACGCCCCAGTCGGTGTCTATTGTCACCCGCGAGCAGTTCGAAGAGCAGGGCGCAACCAGCGTGCGCCAGGCCGTGAGCTATACGCCCGGCGTTTACAGCAACCAGATCGGGGCTTCAAACCGTTTCGACTACATTGTCTTGCGCGGCTTCTCAGATGGCAGCCTGGATAACGTCTACCTCGACGGCCTGAAAATGATGGGTGACACCAACTCCCACAGCTCGCTGGTGGTGGACCCGTGGTTCCTTGACAATATTGAAGTGGTACGCGGTCCGGCCTCTGTGTTGTATGGCCGTTCATCGCCGGGCGGCATTGTCGCGCTGACCTCGCGTAAGCCCTCCTTCGATCCGGGCGGGGAGATCAAGCTGTTCGCCGGGAATAACGATCAGCGCGGCGCTATGTTCGACGTCACTGGCCCGCTCGACGATAACGACCGTGTGGCGGTGCGCCTCAGCGGCATGACCCGCTACGCCGATTCCCAGTTTGACCCGCTGAAAGAGGAGCGTTATGCCCTGATGCCGAGCCTGACCTGGCGCATCACCGATAACACCCGTCTGGATCTGATGGCTTATCTGCACCGCGATCCGGAAGGCGGTAGCCACTCCGGGCTGCCATATGACGGCACCGTTGTTCCGCACTACGGCAAGAAGATCTCCAACACCTTCTTTGAGGGTGAGGACGATTACGACAAATACGATCGTCGTGAAAACATGGTTGGCTACAACATCGAGCATATGTTTGATAGCGGCTGGTCGGTGCGCCAGAAGCTGCGTTACCTGCATACAAAAGTGGAACTGAACCAGGTGTATGCCGCAGGCTGGCTGAACGAAACCGAGCTGAACCGCGGCTATTCCGGCTCCGACGAGAAGATGAATGCCATCACCCTGGATAACCAGGTGGACGGCAGTTTTGATACCTGGGCGGTGAACCATCGCGTGCTGATCGGGATGGATTATCAGGATCGCAGCAACAATGTGACCGGCTATTACGGCGGATTCCCGCCTATCGACGCGTTCCACCCGGTTTACGGCGCGAAGCCGGACTACATCACTCAGTACAGCAAGGAAAAGCACAAGCTACGCCAGACGGGCTACTACCTGCAGGATCAGATGTCCTTTGACCGCTGGCGTCTGACGCTCGGCGGCCGTTACGATCAGGTGAGCGTGTCGAATGTCGACAATTTCAACCATACCCGCAGCGATCTGGACAAAAACAACTTTAGCAGCCGCGCGGCGTTGCTGTATCTGTTTGATAACGGCGTCGCGCCGTATGTCAGCTACTCCACCGCGTTTACGCCGACCAGCTTTGCCGATGAACAGGGCAACATCCTCGACCCGATGAAAGGCAAGCAGTGGGAAGCCGGGGTGAAGTATGAGCCGGAAGGGATGAACAGCCAGTTCAGCGCCTCGGTGTTCCGCATCAACCAGAAGAATATCGCCACCAAAGAGGAGCCGACCGATCCGTACCGCTCTATCGGGGAAATCGAGTCTGAAGGCGTCGAACTGGAGGCGATTGGTCAGTTGACCGACAGTCTGCGCCTGCAGGCGGCATATACCTACACCGATATCCGCTATAAGAAGAGCAGCCCGGAAGAGGAGGGTAAGCGCGCCGTTTATGCCCCGCGTAATATGGCCAGCGCCTGGCTGAGCTATGACGTCAAAACGGGCCCGCTGGATGGCCTGACCGTTGGCTCCGGCGTGCGTTACGTGAACGGTGTCACCAGCGATCGCCAGAACACCCATACGCTGCCGTCTTATACGCTGGTGGATATGGTGGTGGGGTATGATCTGTCGAAAGTAGGGCTCACGGGCGTAAGCGCGCAGTTGAACGTCAATAACCTGACGGATAAAAGCTACGTGGCGGCGTGTAACTCGCTCTCTTACTGCTACTTTGGTGCGGAGCGCAGCATTGTGGGCAGCGTGTCGTGGACGTTCTGA
- a CDS encoding PLP-dependent aminotransferase family protein — protein sequence MKPGYHEIYSRYRDNITRGVLKPGDKVPAIRVLSEELKVARKTVETAYAILTGEGYLVSQGARGTRVNPDLLLPDHHTPAEQTTGTLPESLISQRERAGFLRPGIPALDSFPYKKWLLLSGQATRSMRQEEMLNPPVLGWYPLRQAIASYLNISRGLSCTPEQVLITSGYSGSLRLILDTLASRSDKVLFEDPGYFMGQQLLKRIVPRLHTVPVDRSGMDTDYLLRNHRDARFAIVTPSHQSPLAVTLSLPRKQQLLDWASQNEAWIIEDDYDGEFHYTRKVLPSLKSLDQHDRVIFMGTFSKTIMPSLRMGYVVMPASTVEAFTDCADIVASGQPVLTQKILTAFLNEGHFFRHLKKMRALYQTRRDWMIAALREVYGDLFFTEQNDGGMHIVAFLAKGSGDSEIARCWQAQQLQVNALSEWYRGTGKRYGLVMGYNNVRTYQEAIALLERPKQQTLELLLRNQ from the coding sequence ATGAAGCCGGGCTATCACGAAATCTATTCGCGCTATCGCGATAACATCACGCGCGGTGTGCTGAAGCCTGGCGACAAAGTGCCGGCCATCCGCGTGCTGTCCGAAGAGCTGAAGGTGGCACGCAAAACCGTCGAAACGGCCTACGCCATCCTGACGGGCGAAGGGTATCTGGTGAGCCAGGGCGCGCGCGGCACGCGGGTGAACCCGGATTTATTACTGCCTGATCACCACACCCCCGCAGAACAGACCACCGGTACGCTGCCGGAATCGCTTATCAGCCAGCGCGAACGCGCCGGTTTTTTACGGCCTGGCATACCGGCTCTCGACAGCTTTCCCTACAAAAAATGGCTGCTGCTGTCAGGCCAGGCGACACGTTCGATGCGCCAGGAGGAGATGCTCAACCCGCCAGTACTGGGCTGGTATCCCCTGCGCCAGGCCATCGCCAGCTACCTCAATATCTCACGCGGATTGTCCTGCACGCCCGAACAGGTGCTGATCACCAGCGGCTACAGCGGCAGCCTGCGTCTGATCCTCGATACCCTTGCCAGCCGCAGCGACAAAGTGCTGTTTGAAGACCCAGGCTATTTTATGGGCCAGCAGTTACTCAAGCGGATCGTGCCGCGACTGCACACCGTGCCGGTCGATCGTTCAGGTATGGATACGGACTATCTGCTGCGTAATCATCGTGATGCCCGCTTCGCTATCGTCACGCCGTCGCACCAGAGCCCGCTGGCGGTGACGCTCTCGCTGCCGCGCAAACAGCAACTGCTCGACTGGGCCTCACAAAACGAGGCATGGATCATTGAGGACGATTACGACGGGGAATTTCACTACACCCGCAAGGTCCTGCCGTCGCTGAAAAGCCTCGACCAGCACGACCGGGTGATCTTTATGGGCACCTTCAGCAAAACTATTATGCCGTCGCTACGGATGGGCTACGTGGTGATGCCCGCCAGCACGGTGGAAGCATTTACCGACTGCGCCGATATCGTCGCCAGCGGCCAGCCGGTGCTGACGCAAAAGATCCTCACCGCGTTTCTCAACGAAGGGCATTTTTTCCGTCATCTGAAGAAGATGCGGGCGCTGTACCAGACCCGCCGCGACTGGATGATTGCCGCCCTGCGTGAGGTGTATGGCGATCTGTTTTTCACCGAGCAAAACGACGGCGGAATGCACATCGTGGCGTTCCTGGCGAAAGGGAGCGGCGACAGTGAGATCGCGCGCTGCTGGCAAGCGCAACAGTTGCAGGTGAATGCGCTCTCGGAGTGGTATCGCGGAACGGGAAAACGCTACGGGCTGGTGATGGGCTATAACAACGTGCGAACGTATCAGGAGGCGATCGCGCTACTGGAAAGACCGAAACAGCAGACGCTGGAACTTCTACTCCGAAATCAGTGA
- a CDS encoding carboxymuconolactone decarboxylase family protein has product MSTRVNHHKATPALANALSALSMEVAKTSIDPALKHLIDIRVSQLNGCTFCLDMHSKEAKIAGERELRLYHLAAWRESPLFSAREKAALAFTEALTQIGVHGVSDALYRSVAEHFSDVEISELNFAIVAINAWNRLGITSRMEPGSLDAAYGLNKANLE; this is encoded by the coding sequence ATGAGCACTCGCGTAAACCATCATAAAGCCACACCGGCCCTCGCCAACGCGCTGTCCGCCCTGAGCATGGAAGTGGCGAAAACTTCCATCGACCCGGCGCTGAAGCACCTGATCGACATTCGTGTTTCACAGCTGAACGGCTGTACCTTCTGCCTGGATATGCATTCGAAAGAGGCCAAAATTGCCGGGGAGCGCGAGCTGCGTCTGTACCACCTGGCGGCCTGGCGCGAGTCCCCGCTGTTTAGCGCCCGTGAAAAAGCGGCGCTGGCATTTACTGAAGCACTGACGCAGATTGGCGTTCACGGAGTGAGCGATGCATTGTACCGCAGCGTGGCGGAGCATTTCTCGGACGTGGAAATTTCAGAGCTGAACTTCGCCATCGTGGCAATCAACGCCTGGAACCGTCTGGGTATCACGTCCCGCATGGAGCCCGGCTCGCTGGATGCGGCTTACGGGTTGAATAAAGCTAACCTGGAATAA